The Actinomyces sp. oral taxon 414 genome has a segment encoding these proteins:
- a CDS encoding ABC transporter ATP-binding protein, translating into MSIEVADVTRFFGSTRAVWNMSMTVPAGSVTGLVGPNGAGKTTLLLMLAALLAPDGGTIRIAGLDPLTQPRQVHQAVGWMPDAFGTWDSLTCTEILMTFATAQGLDEDTGLRNTAEMLAAVHLGEMARTPARVLSRGQKQRLGLARALIHRPQVLLLDEPAAGMDPRSRAELRVLLRELASSGVTVLVSSHILPELEQMVDGVVFMAGGRAVRPGGAADGAVGPAGAPDDEGAAARGEASGVGPDDAPGPFLPQPVRRMWRIRALDEAGLARWAAQAGGTVEEGGTVRVPASDDAAAAALLRRAVEAGVEVVSFAPETGSLEATYLAMEGERR; encoded by the coding sequence ATGAGCATCGAGGTCGCCGACGTCACCCGTTTCTTCGGATCGACGCGCGCCGTGTGGAATATGAGCATGACGGTGCCCGCAGGCTCCGTCACCGGGCTCGTGGGCCCCAACGGCGCCGGGAAGACGACCCTGCTGCTCATGCTCGCCGCCCTGCTCGCCCCCGACGGCGGCACCATCCGCATCGCCGGACTCGACCCGCTCACCCAGCCGCGCCAGGTCCACCAGGCGGTGGGCTGGATGCCCGATGCCTTCGGCACCTGGGACTCCCTGACCTGCACGGAGATCCTCATGACCTTCGCCACCGCCCAGGGCCTGGACGAGGACACCGGACTCCGCAACACCGCCGAGATGCTCGCCGCCGTCCACCTCGGCGAGATGGCGCGCACCCCCGCCCGGGTCCTCTCGCGCGGGCAGAAGCAGCGCCTGGGCCTGGCCCGCGCCCTGATCCACCGCCCGCAGGTGCTCCTGCTCGACGAGCCGGCCGCGGGCATGGACCCGCGCTCGCGGGCGGAACTGCGCGTCCTGCTGCGCGAGCTCGCCTCCTCCGGCGTCACGGTCCTGGTCTCCAGCCACATCCTGCCCGAGCTGGAGCAGATGGTCGACGGCGTCGTCTTCATGGCCGGCGGCCGGGCGGTCCGCCCGGGCGGGGCCGCGGATGGCGCCGTCGGCCCTGCTGGCGCGCCCGATGACGAGGGCGCCGCCGCACGGGGGGAGGCCTCCGGCGTCGGACCCGACGACGCCCCGGGCCCCTTCCTCCCCCAGCCGGTGCGCCGCATGTGGCGGATCCGGGCCCTGGACGAGGCCGGCCTGGCCCGGTGGGCGGCGCAGGCCGGCGGGACGGTGGAAGAGGGCGGGACGGTGCGCGTTCCCGCATCCGACGACGCCGCGGCGGCGGCCCTGCTGCGCCGGGCCGTGGAGGCGGGGGTGGAGGTCGTGTCCTTCGCCCCCGAGACCGGGTCCCTGGAGGCGACCTACCTGGCGATGGAAGGAGAACGGCGATGA
- a CDS encoding ABC transporter permease yields MSWTAVRTVAVLELRQRVRSTRWRVMLVVWGVVLVLLCGGLTALAGMSGGRHEEVVPILYDLTLGFVLGIGLIVAPTLSATSINGDRADATLALLQATALRSHEIVVGKLLAAWLAALAFLAVAAPFLLVFTMTGGASWTALVGHLLILAVSLGAVCAIGLGLSAATARPSASAVLTYLVVTALVIGTPIMMTLSTTAVHGKQRSIVYSTDYDESTNNKQVCEKDPDIYTSDIVHWERIWWMLVPNPFVALGDVSARAPVTDIDPRTSYSPLGALGLGVDTMRTPQPAEVVSYYCGNDSHSTGDDDVRRPEHLVFWPATLLVLGLLGAWSLVSASRRLRTPVRTLARGTRVA; encoded by the coding sequence ATGAGCTGGACGGCGGTGCGCACGGTCGCGGTGCTGGAGCTGCGCCAACGGGTGAGGTCGACGCGCTGGCGCGTCATGCTGGTCGTGTGGGGTGTCGTCCTGGTGCTGCTGTGCGGGGGCCTGACCGCCCTGGCGGGGATGTCGGGGGGTCGGCATGAGGAGGTCGTCCCGATCCTGTACGACCTGACGCTCGGCTTCGTGCTGGGGATCGGTCTCATCGTCGCCCCGACCCTGTCGGCGACCTCCATCAACGGGGACCGGGCGGACGCGACCCTGGCCCTGCTGCAGGCGACGGCGCTGCGCTCCCACGAGATCGTCGTGGGCAAGCTCCTGGCGGCGTGGCTGGCGGCCCTGGCGTTCCTGGCCGTGGCGGCGCCCTTCCTGCTCGTCTTCACCATGACGGGCGGGGCGAGCTGGACGGCGCTGGTGGGGCACCTGCTCATCCTGGCGGTGAGCCTGGGGGCGGTGTGCGCCATCGGCCTGGGCCTCTCGGCGGCGACGGCGCGCCCCTCGGCCTCGGCGGTGCTGACCTACCTGGTGGTCACGGCCCTCGTCATCGGCACTCCCATCATGATGACGCTCTCGACAACGGCCGTGCACGGGAAGCAGCGCAGCATCGTCTACAGCACGGACTACGACGAGTCGACCAACAACAAGCAGGTGTGCGAGAAGGACCCGGATATCTACACGTCGGATATCGTGCACTGGGAGCGGATCTGGTGGATGCTCGTCCCCAACCCGTTCGTGGCGCTGGGCGACGTCTCCGCCCGCGCCCCCGTGACCGACATCGACCCCCGTACCAGCTACTCGCCGCTGGGAGCGCTGGGGCTGGGCGTGGACACCATGCGCACCCCTCAGCCCGCGGAGGTGGTGTCGTACTACTGCGGCAACGATTCGCACTCGACCGGGGACGACGACGTGAGAAGGCCCGAGCACCTGGTCTTCTGGCCGGCGACCCTGCTGGTGCTCGGGCTCCTCGGCGCCTGGTCCCTGGTCTCGGCGTCCCGGCGCCTGCGCACGCCGGTGCGCACTCTCGCCCGCGGCACGCGCGTGGCCTGA
- a CDS encoding transposase, with protein MMECTTGLTDDEFDELLAWLREEGVEGYPPILGLSGSLRAALMYIRQNIVQAVIGEQLGVSQPTVSRAIKAITAAIARTLTVLLLTAEEVPEDCDYVVDGTLFPCLDWHGHRDLWSVKHKRAGMNVQILVRPDGRFVWASDPYPGSMHDVAAPGAFRIAGGNGSLRVDRRQGLCGKGDDHAP; from the coding sequence ATGATGGAGTGTACCACGGGTCTGACTGACGACGAGTTCGACGAGCTGCTCGCCTGGCTGCGCGAGGAGGGGGTCGAGGGGTATCCGCCGATCCTGGGGCTGTCCGGGTCTTTGCGGGCGGCTTTGATGTACATACGCCAGAACATTGTGCAGGCGGTGATCGGCGAGCAGCTGGGTGTGTCTCAGCCCACTGTTTCACGGGCCATCAAGGCGATCACGGCGGCGATCGCCCGGACTCTGACGGTCCTTCTGCTCACGGCCGAGGAGGTGCCCGAGGACTGCGACTACGTGGTGGACGGCACCCTCTTCCCCTGCCTGGACTGGCACGGTCACCGCGATCTGTGGTCGGTCAAGCACAAGCGCGCGGGGATGAACGTCCAGATCCTGGTCCGGCCCGACGGAAGGTTCGTGTGGGCCTCCGACCCCTACCCCGGCTCCATGCACGACGTGGCCGCACCAGGCGCCTTCCGGATTGCTGGAGGGAATGGATCCCTCCGGGTGGATCGGCGACAAGGGCTATGTGGGAAGGGGGATGATCACGCCCCATAA
- a CDS encoding transposase family protein, protein MITPHKKPPNGEPGEAAKEENRSVNRIRQVVERTIAHIKSWRILHTAYRRPLHTFEQTITAALALYVFKTTL, encoded by the coding sequence ATGATCACGCCCCATAAGAAGCCCCCCAATGGCGAACCGGGCGAGGCGGCCAAGGAGGAGAACAGGAGCGTCAACAGGATCCGCCAGGTGGTCGAGCGCACCATCGCCCACATCAAGTCCTGGAGAATCCTCCACACCGCCTACCGCCGACCCCTGCACACATTCGAACAGACCATCACCGCCGCACTCGCACTCTACGTCTTCAAAACCACCCTCTGA
- a CDS encoding transposase, translated as MVVADRVHRRHALVEQVIAELKGGPLAHPPSGAFNANKAWLQLAVIALNLAKAAAVAASMPLVRMRTLLTRVVSVPVHLTRHVRRTTAHLPER; from the coding sequence GTGGTGGTGGCGGACCGGGTGCACCGTCGCCACGCCCTGGTCGAGCAAGTCATCGCCGAGCTCAAGGGTGGGCCACTGGCCCACCCGCCGTCGGGAGCGTTCAACGCGAACAAGGCGTGGTTGCAGCTAGCGGTGATCGCCCTGAACCTGGCCAAAGCGGCCGCTGTCGCCGCCTCCATGCCCCTGGTCCGCATGCGCACCCTGCTTACCCGCGTCGTCTCAGTACCGGTGCACCTGACCCGTCACGTCCGGCGTACCACGGCGCACCTGCCCGAGCGGTGA
- the recR gene encoding recombination mediator RecR, producing the protein MTPVYEGAIQDLIDEFDELPGVGPKSAQRMAFHILAADAARVERFVEALRAVKARVRFCETCGNISESEQCAVCRDPRRDQRVICVVEEPKDLVAIERTREYRGLYHVLGGAIDPLSGVGPDDLRIRELFARVGGDVEEVILATNPTVVGEATAAYLTRMLRTMDVPVSRLASGLPVGSDLEYADEVTLGRAFEGRRRVDDERA; encoded by the coding sequence ATGACACCCGTCTACGAGGGCGCCATCCAGGACCTCATCGACGAGTTCGACGAACTGCCCGGCGTCGGCCCCAAATCGGCCCAGCGCATGGCCTTCCACATCCTGGCCGCCGACGCCGCCCGCGTCGAGCGATTCGTCGAGGCCCTGCGCGCCGTCAAGGCCCGAGTCCGCTTCTGCGAGACCTGCGGCAATATCTCCGAGTCCGAGCAGTGCGCCGTCTGCCGGGACCCGCGGCGCGACCAGCGCGTCATCTGCGTGGTCGAGGAGCCCAAGGACCTCGTCGCCATCGAGCGCACCCGCGAGTACCGGGGGCTCTACCACGTGCTCGGCGGGGCCATCGACCCCCTCAGCGGGGTGGGCCCGGACGACCTGCGCATCCGCGAGCTCTTCGCCCGCGTGGGCGGGGACGTCGAGGAGGTCATTCTCGCCACCAACCCCACCGTCGTCGGGGAGGCCACCGCCGCCTACCTCACCCGCATGCTGCGGACCATGGACGTGCCCGTCTCGCGGCTCGCCTCCGGCCTGCCGGTGGGCTCCGATCTGGAGTACGCCGACGAGGTGACGCTGGGGCGCGCCTTCGAGGGGCGGCGCCGCGTGGACGATGAGAGGGCCTGA
- a CDS encoding DNA polymerase III subunit gamma and tau produces the protein MTTALYRRYRPDTFQDVIGQDHVTVPLMAALRGDRVTHAYLFSGPRGCGKTTSARILARCLNCERFPTDTPCGTCPSCRDLATGGPGSLDVVEIDAASHNGVDDARDLRERASFAPARDRYKIFILDEAHMVTPQGFNALLKLVEEPPAHVKFIFATTEPEKVIGTIRSRTHHYPFRLVPPDVLEAYLAHLCDSEDVAVGPGVFPLVVRAGGGSVRDTLSVMDQLIGGAVNGGVDYARAVALLGYTDTTMLDQCVDAIAAADGAGVFRVIDRVISSGHDPRRFVEDLLQRLRDLLVIALAGAQAGPALGSMPADELERMEVQARAIGSGALSRFADMTAQALTQMVGATSPRLQLELLMARLLVPDRSGAAQPATPGVAQAGEAPSRHSSPQSAAPPARAEDGDGRAMAARIARRAGAGAPDAAGGSGVGGARGADGADDRSDRGGGADGAGGAGGRTVPGAPMSDASPAGPGGSSAPSVPTPAPASAPPAAAEPPAPVRTSASGPAADAEMIRTRWEEVLEAAKRSRRATWALVGPHAQPGGIADGVFQVIFSSPGLVGAFENGGHGPILAEAIHQALGLRLQTRGVLSGGGPGGGRGGGPDGGPGGGGRGGGPGGFGGGPDGGPGGRSDQGWPRAETAAAASHMQPSQPTRSSQSSRSQSSRASRGAAQADPVTGRGAGTPTPVQSARTVEDERMAATGPEGAVIVSVGTVPRGSPSAPAAPSAPSAAVSEPDGWGEVAAIGRSRRVGGARPETAPPAPPRRADTAAPSAASPDPAAAPTPPAGRPHGGAVEPDRTGAGVGRARQESPSADRAAAPSVPAAPTPDDPRQDEPLATVHRLRALPDSSDGASSSRPEKSDSQTFSDGVPLPEEPGDADGPGDAWESAGPGRPAGTGRAGRASGTDDGRADRADTAGRADRADTAGRANRADTAGRANRAGPRDRDGVSAAMAAARAAARGEAPPSGAPTPGPASLKDDLPSEDDEDAEEAGAVGLEVVKRLLGATVLEEITVTQEGR, from the coding sequence GTGACCACCGCCCTGTACCGCCGCTACCGCCCCGACACGTTCCAGGACGTCATCGGGCAGGACCACGTGACGGTCCCGCTCATGGCGGCGCTGCGCGGCGACCGCGTCACCCACGCCTACCTCTTCTCCGGCCCGCGCGGCTGCGGCAAGACCACCTCGGCCCGCATCCTGGCCCGCTGCCTCAACTGCGAGCGCTTCCCCACCGACACCCCCTGCGGCACCTGCCCCAGCTGCCGGGACCTGGCCACCGGCGGGCCCGGCAGCCTCGACGTCGTCGAGATCGACGCCGCCTCCCACAACGGCGTCGACGACGCCCGCGACCTGCGCGAGCGCGCCTCCTTCGCCCCCGCCCGCGACCGCTACAAGATCTTCATCCTCGACGAGGCCCACATGGTCACCCCGCAGGGCTTCAACGCCCTGCTCAAACTCGTCGAGGAGCCGCCCGCGCACGTGAAATTCATCTTCGCCACCACCGAGCCGGAGAAGGTCATTGGCACCATCCGCTCGCGCACCCACCACTACCCCTTCCGCCTGGTGCCGCCCGACGTGCTCGAGGCCTACCTCGCCCACCTGTGCGACTCCGAGGACGTCGCCGTCGGCCCCGGCGTCTTCCCGCTCGTGGTGCGCGCCGGCGGCGGATCCGTGCGCGACACCCTGTCCGTCATGGACCAGCTCATCGGCGGGGCGGTCAACGGCGGGGTCGACTACGCCCGCGCCGTCGCCCTCCTGGGCTACACCGACACCACCATGCTCGACCAGTGCGTGGACGCGATCGCGGCGGCCGACGGCGCCGGCGTCTTCCGCGTCATCGACCGCGTCATCTCCTCCGGGCACGACCCGCGGCGCTTCGTTGAGGACCTGCTCCAGCGGCTGCGGGACCTGCTCGTCATCGCGCTCGCGGGCGCGCAGGCCGGGCCGGCGCTGGGGTCCATGCCCGCCGACGAGCTGGAGCGCATGGAGGTCCAGGCCCGGGCGATCGGCTCGGGCGCCCTGTCCCGCTTCGCCGATATGACGGCTCAGGCGCTGACCCAGATGGTGGGGGCGACCTCCCCGCGCCTCCAGCTCGAGCTGCTCATGGCCCGTCTGCTCGTCCCGGACCGCTCGGGGGCCGCGCAGCCGGCGACACCGGGGGTCGCGCAGGCGGGGGAGGCCCCGTCCCGGCACTCCTCCCCGCAGTCGGCGGCGCCGCCGGCGCGGGCGGAGGACGGTGACGGCCGGGCGATGGCGGCCCGGATCGCCCGTCGAGCGGGCGCCGGTGCCCCGGACGCGGCCGGCGGATCGGGGGTCGGCGGGGCGCGCGGGGCCGACGGCGCCGACGACAGGAGCGACAGGGGCGGTGGTGCTGACGGTGCCGGTGGTGCCGGCGGACGCACCGTGCCGGGTGCGCCGATGTCCGACGCGTCGCCCGCCGGCCCGGGGGGATCCTCGGCGCCGTCGGTCCCGACGCCGGCCCCGGCCTCGGCGCCACCGGCCGCGGCCGAGCCGCCGGCGCCGGTCCGCACGTCCGCCTCCGGTCCGGCGGCCGACGCCGAGATGATCCGCACGCGCTGGGAGGAGGTCCTGGAGGCCGCCAAGCGCTCGCGCCGGGCGACCTGGGCGCTCGTGGGACCGCACGCGCAGCCGGGTGGCATCGCCGACGGCGTCTTCCAGGTCATCTTCTCCTCGCCCGGACTCGTGGGCGCCTTCGAGAACGGTGGGCACGGTCCGATCCTGGCCGAGGCCATCCACCAGGCCCTCGGGCTGCGGCTGCAAACGCGCGGAGTCCTGTCCGGCGGCGGCCCCGGTGGCGGTCGGGGCGGTGGCCCTGATGGCGGGCCCGGCGGCGGCGGTCGGGGCGGCGGCCCTGGCGGCTTCGGCGGTGGCCCTGATGGCGGGCCCGGCGGCCGTTCCGACCAGGGCTGGCCGCGCGCCGAGACGGCAGCGGCGGCGTCGCACATGCAGCCGTCCCAGCCGACCCGTTCGTCCCAATCATCCCGGTCCCAGTCGTCCCGAGCGTCCCGGGGCGCCGCCCAGGCGGACCCCGTGACGGGTCGGGGGGCGGGGACGCCGACTCCCGTGCAGTCCGCCCGCACCGTCGAGGACGAGCGGATGGCCGCGACCGGACCGGAAGGCGCGGTCATCGTCTCGGTCGGAACCGTTCCGCGTGGGTCGCCGTCGGCACCGGCGGCGCCCTCCGCCCCGTCCGCCGCCGTGTCCGAGCCGGACGGCTGGGGGGAGGTCGCCGCCATCGGGCGCTCCCGCCGCGTCGGGGGCGCCCGCCCCGAGACGGCGCCCCCCGCCCCGCCCCGACGGGCCGATACCGCTGCGCCGTCGGCCGCCTCGCCGGACCCCGCGGCCGCCCCGACCCCGCCCGCGGGAAGACCGCATGGCGGGGCCGTCGAACCCGACCGGACCGGGGCCGGCGTCGGGCGCGCCCGGCAGGAGTCCCCGTCCGCCGACCGGGCCGCCGCGCCGTCCGTGCCCGCCGCGCCGACGCCGGACGATCCCCGGCAGGACGAGCCCCTGGCCACCGTTCACCGCCTCCGCGCCCTGCCGGACTCGTCCGACGGGGCCTCCTCGTCCCGGCCCGAGAAGTCCGACTCGCAGACCTTCTCCGACGGCGTGCCCCTGCCCGAGGAGCCCGGCGACGCCGACGGCCCGGGGGACGCCTGGGAGTCCGCCGGCCCCGGCCGCCCGGCCGGAACCGGCCGAGCCGGCCGCGCGAGCGGGACCGACGACGGCCGCGCAGACCGGGCCGATACGGCCGGCCGCGCAGACCGGGCCGATACGGCCGGCCGCGCAAACCGGGCCGATACGGCCGGCCGCGCAAACCGGGCCGGCCCCCGGGATCGGGACGGAGTCTCCGCCGCCATGGCCGCCGCCCGGGCCGCCGCGCGCGGCGAGGCCCCGCCCTCCGGCGCGCCGACCCCGGGGCCCGCGTCTTTGAAGGACGATCTTCCCAGCGAGGACGACGAGGACGCCGAGGAGGCCGGCGCCGTCGGCCTGGAGGTCGTCAAGCGGCTCCTGGGCGCCACCGTCCTGGAGGAGATCACCGTGACCCAGGAGGGACGCTGA
- a CDS encoding IS30 family transposase, with protein sequence MVLVRGRRGGSFEADRARRAQVVLAVLGGAGLPGAAAVAGVCRQSASRYWHDQVMETATAASARSSARSSGRRCCHGLSGSACSGRVGRGRRLSDAERVLIAQGRARGESAAAIARALGRCRQTISREIARNTSPDGVYRAPEASTAARGRLARPKTRRLDADPALRAEVVALLEDGASPRQISARLRWAHPDNEAMRISHEQIYQALYVQGAGSLRQQLKVDKALRSGRTRRLPRSPLAGLPRRSNRSWIEGARISARPPEADDRAVPGHWEGDLVIGAGGRSALITLVERTSRFVLIHRLGACHDSGTVTDALQTMVADLPRAVRASITWDQGSEMAQHAGFTAVTGIPVYFADPHSPRSASHQREHRRTDPRVLPQGHQLHRRHRRPGPGRPGPPQPPTPPGLERTDPS encoded by the coding sequence GTGGTCCTGGTCAGGGGGCGTCGGGGCGGGTCTTTCGAGGCCGACCGGGCCAGGCGCGCCCAGGTTGTCCTGGCCGTCCTGGGCGGGGCGGGCCTGCCCGGGGCCGCGGCCGTCGCCGGGGTGTGTCGGCAGTCGGCGAGCCGGTACTGGCACGATCAGGTCATGGAGACGGCAACAGCGGCATCGGCGCGGTCATCGGCGCGCTCGTCGGGGCGGCGGTGCTGCCACGGCCTGTCGGGCAGCGCCTGCTCGGGGCGGGTCGGGCGCGGGCGGCGCCTGAGCGACGCCGAGCGGGTCCTGATCGCTCAGGGCCGGGCCCGGGGCGAGTCGGCCGCGGCCATCGCCCGCGCCCTGGGCAGGTGCCGTCAGACCATCTCTCGGGAGATCGCCCGTAACACCAGCCCTGACGGGGTCTACCGGGCCCCGGAGGCCTCGACGGCGGCCCGGGGGCGTCTGGCCCGCCCCAAGACGCGGCGTCTGGATGCCGACCCCGCCCTGCGCGCCGAGGTGGTGGCCCTGCTCGAGGACGGGGCCAGTCCCCGCCAGATCAGTGCGCGCCTGCGCTGGGCCCACCCCGACAATGAGGCCATGCGCATATCCCATGAGCAGATCTACCAGGCCCTCTACGTCCAGGGAGCCGGTTCCCTGCGCCAGCAGCTGAAGGTGGACAAGGCCCTGCGCTCGGGGCGCACCCGGCGCCTGCCCCGCTCACCGCTGGCCGGCCTGCCCCGCAGGTCGAACCGCTCGTGGATCGAGGGGGCCCGGATCAGTGCGCGCCCGCCCGAGGCCGACGACCGGGCCGTGCCGGGCCACTGGGAGGGCGACCTGGTCATCGGCGCCGGCGGGCGCAGCGCCCTGATCACCCTGGTGGAGCGCACCAGCCGCTTCGTGCTCATACACCGCCTGGGCGCCTGCCACGACTCGGGCACCGTTACCGACGCCCTGCAGACCATGGTCGCCGACCTGCCCCGGGCCGTGCGGGCCTCGATCACCTGGGACCAGGGCAGTGAGATGGCCCAGCACGCCGGCTTCACCGCCGTCACCGGTATCCCGGTCTACTTCGCCGACCCCCACAGCCCCCGCTCAGCGTCCCACCAACGAGAACACAGGCGGACTGATCCGCGAGTACTTCCCCAAGGGCACCAGCTTCACCGACGTCACCGACGCCCAGGTCCAGGCCGTCCAGGACCGCCTCAACCGCCGACCCCGCCTGGTCTTGAACGGACAGACCCCAGCTGA
- a CDS encoding septum formation family protein: MRKTFRLLAAPAALLFAIGLSACNPEVPVPDPTGPGERTTTPPSASGRTTAVADLRVGDCFNDESPTGSDVDSVEVVDCDAPHQYEAYNNYDIPGSDLPEGEAMGREVRNGCYSSFTTYVGIPYENSTYRINSFNPTAGSWARGDRTIICTIKSGDGSPVTGSLKGAAR; the protein is encoded by the coding sequence GTGAGAAAAACATTCCGCCTCCTCGCCGCGCCCGCCGCCCTCCTGTTCGCAATCGGCCTGTCCGCCTGTAATCCGGAGGTTCCCGTCCCGGATCCCACCGGCCCCGGCGAGAGGACCACCACGCCCCCCTCCGCGAGCGGGAGAACCACCGCCGTCGCCGACCTGCGAGTCGGCGACTGCTTCAACGACGAGAGCCCCACGGGCAGCGACGTCGACAGCGTCGAGGTCGTCGACTGCGACGCCCCCCACCAGTACGAGGCCTACAACAACTACGACATCCCGGGCTCCGACCTCCCCGAGGGGGAGGCGATGGGCCGGGAGGTCCGCAACGGCTGTTACAGCAGCTTCACGACCTACGTCGGCATCCCCTACGAGAATTCGACGTACAGAATCAACTCCTTCAACCCCACCGCCGGGTCCTGGGCCCGGGGCGACCGCACCATCATCTGCACGATCAAGTCCGGGGACGGCTCCCCGGTCACCGGCTCCCTCAAGGGCGCGGCCCGATGA
- a CDS encoding septum formation family protein, with product MRKTVHALALPVALLLALGLSACNGGQVPVSKSTGSDETTTSAHADSSQEPTERPTTGRPSGRPTTGRPSERPTTETPTAKGRTVQATDLQVGDCYNEPDPASTTTNDDGKRQVGSVEVVDCEVPHQHEVYNNYKITLSTFPDSSTMQSQIQTACYSSFEDYVGKSYDESQYEASTLTPTENSWAQGDRTITCTLVTKDNSLITGSLKGAAK from the coding sequence ATGCGAAAGACAGTCCACGCCCTCGCCCTGCCGGTCGCCCTTCTCCTTGCACTGGGCCTGTCGGCCTGCAACGGCGGCCAGGTCCCGGTCTCGAAATCCACCGGCTCGGATGAGACGACCACCAGCGCCCACGCCGACTCCAGTCAGGAGCCGACCGAGCGACCCACCACCGGAAGGCCCTCCGGGCGGCCCACCACCGGGCGGCCCTCCGAGCGGCCCACCACCGAGACCCCCACCGCCAAGGGACGGACCGTCCAGGCCACCGATCTCCAGGTCGGCGACTGCTACAACGAGCCGGACCCCGCGAGCACCACCACCAACGACGACGGCAAGCGCCAGGTCGGCAGCGTCGAGGTCGTCGACTGCGAGGTCCCCCACCAGCACGAGGTCTACAACAACTACAAGATCACCCTGTCGACCTTCCCGGACTCGAGCACCATGCAGTCGCAGATCCAGACGGCCTGCTACAGCTCCTTCGAGGACTACGTGGGGAAGTCCTACGATGAGAGCCAGTACGAGGCGTCCACCCTGACCCCGACCGAAAACTCCTGGGCCCAGGGCGACCGCACCATCACCTGCACTCTCGTGACCAAGGACAACTCCCTGATCACCGGCTCCCTCAAGGGCGCAGCCAAGTAA